One part of the Ornithodoros turicata isolate Travis chromosome 2, ASM3712646v1, whole genome shotgun sequence genome encodes these proteins:
- the LOC135386332 gene encoding protein NATD1-like isoform X1, translated as MITSLKMAASILRKALGTVPVHWNARTSFVLMSAASRYSSQPFHVEHDEKNKEFFIRLGKDKAVLQYEVVNATTLDLVHTEVPESMRGQGIAKHLAKAAFDHLVERHLKGKLTCTYLAKYARESTNPEYAEHTFL; from the exons ATGATTACATCTTTAAAAATGGCAGCCTCCATACTTCGCAAAGCGCTTGGTACCGTTCCGGTTCATTGGAATGCGCGAACATCATTTGTTCTAATGTCTGCCGCATCTCGATATTCGTCGCAGCCGTTTCACGTTGAACACGACGAGAAGAATAAAGAGTTCTTCATAAGATTGGGGAAAG ATAAGGCTGTTCTCCAGTACGAAGTTGTCAATGCCACAACACTAGACCTGGTCCATACTGAAGTCCCAGAGTCGATGAGGGGTCAGGGAATTGCGAAGCATCTTGCCAAG GCAGCTTTCGACCATCTTGTGGAGCGCCATCTTAAGGGAAAGCTTACGTGCACTTACCTTGCAAAATATGCGAGGGAATCGACGAATCCGGAATATGCCGAACATACTTTTCTATGA
- the LOC135386332 gene encoding protein NATD1-like isoform X2, with amino-acid sequence MITSLKMAASILRKALGTVPVHWNARTSFVLMSAASRYSSQPFHVEHDEKNKEFFIRLGKDKAVLQYEVVNATTLDLVHTEVPESMRGQGIAKHLAKGAFDHIASKNIHAKVTCPYTAKYVRENADELKHLVK; translated from the exons ATGATTACATCTTTAAAAATGGCAGCCTCCATACTTCGCAAAGCGCTTGGTACCGTTCCGGTTCATTGGAATGCGCGAACATCATTTGTTCTAATGTCTGCCGCATCTCGATATTCGTCGCAGCCGTTTCACGTTGAACACGACGAGAAGAATAAAGAGTTCTTCATAAGATTGGGGAAAG ATAAGGCTGTTCTCCAGTACGAAGTTGTCAATGCCACAACACTAGACCTGGTCCATACTGAAGTCCCAGAGTCGATGAGGGGTCAGGGAATTGCGAAGCATCTTGCCAAG GGAGCGTTTGACCACATTGCCTCTAAAAACATCCACGCCAAGGTTACTTGCCCGTACACTGCTAAATACGTCAGAGAGAACGCGGACGAGCTGAAACATCTCGTTAAATGA